Within Runella rosea, the genomic segment GAGCATATCCGTTTATTGAGCAGCACAAAGATATTTTACAGAATAAAATTAGGCGGCAGGGGCATCGTTTTATTGAGCAATCAAATATTCCATTCACTATTTTTCATCCAACGTGGTTTTTGGATAGCCTATTTTGGGCCATTAAAAAAAACAATTTTCAATGGATAGGCAAGCCCGTCGAATTCTACTGGATCAACTCCGAGGATTATGCCGTACAAGTCATTGAAGCCATCGGAAATCCACAAGCATTTGATACGCATTACGCCGTGCAAGGACCAGAAAAATTGAATTACAAACAGGTCTTTGAACGGCTAAAAACCTCCTACAACCCACAACTAAAAATGCAGGTACTGCCCCTTTGGATGGTCAAATTGATGGGAATTTTCTCGCCTAAAATGAGCCACTTGGCTGAGTTATTTGGTTTCTATGAACAAACCAACGAGGCTTTTTACGCGCAAAAAACCTGGGCAGACTTGGGCAAACCGCGTACTTCTCCCGAAGAATTCGCCCAGCAATTTGGGGAAGAGAAAAGTTTGTATCTTTGATAAAAAATAGCCGTTTATGGAAACTGTCGTACTCAACGACCGCAAAGCGAGGCTCATCGGTATCCCGCTGCTCAGCCTGATGATTCCCCTTGTCACCCACAGCGACGTGTTTTTAGCGGGGAATGTGAATGGAATATTTCATTGGCTCAGCACCTGCTTTCTCAACACTTTTTTGCTTTGGGAAGGCAATCGGTACATTTTTATTAAATCGCGGCAGTTTTTTCCACAATACAACCAAACTACCCAACGACTTGTCTATCAAACCCTTGCAAGTATCGCATATACGCTTTTGACTACCATTGTCGTCGATTATTTTTTTTGTAATCAATTACTTGGCTGGGAGGAGCGAGCACCGTTTTTAATCGGTTTCCGAATCAGCCTCATTCCCACCTTGGTAGTGACGCTCATCTACGAAAGCGTCTTTTTCTTTCAGGCCTGGCAGCAAAATGTAAAAAAAACGGAATCCCTCGCCCGCGAGAATGTTCAATCCCAGCTCGAAGCGCTCAAAAATCAGCTTGACCCCCATTTCCTTTTCAACAGCATGAATACCTTGGCCGCGCTTATCGATGACGAAAACGCCCCCGCCCAAAAATACCTTGACCAACTCTCGGATGTGTACAGGTATGTGCTGGTAAGCAGGGAAAGGTCAACCGTTACGCTGGAAGAGGAAATGGCTTTTTTGGATGCGTACATTTATCTCAACAAAACACGTTTTCGGGAAAATCTGATGGTAGAAGCGCAAGTTGACGAGGCCGCTTACCAAAAACAGGTTGCTCCGTTGAGTTTACAGATGTTGCTCGAAAACGCCATCAAGCACAACATCATTTCAAAAGAAAACCCACTCACTATTAAGATTTTACAGGAGAATGATTATCTAAGTATTGCCAACAATTTACAGGAGAAAAAAACATTTGAAAAATCAACCAAAGTAGGACTGCAGAACATCATCAACCGGTATCGTTTGCTCACCGACCAGCAGGTCGAGATTCATAAAAGTGAATGGAATTTTACGGTACGTATCCCCTTGCTTCCATGAAAGCCCTGATCATCGAAGACGAATATCCTGCCGCCGAGCGCCTTACCAAAATGATTCAAAAAACCGACAGCAATATTGAGGTGTTGGCAGTATTGGAAAGTATTGAAGCCGCCAAACGATGGTTTTCCAGCCATGAGGCGCCCGATTTGATTTTCTCCGACATTCAGCTCTCCGATGGTCTGAGTTTTGTAATATTTGACGAAATACCCATCAATAGCCCCATTATCTTCACCACCTCGTACGACGAATACGCCATAAAGGCCTTCAAAGTCAAGAGTATTGACTATTTGCTTAAACCCATAAAACCCCAGGAACTCAGCGCGGCCATTGAAAAATACCGCGCCCTCACGGGCGCAAACGCACGCCAAGACTACGGCCATAAAATTCAGTCCTTACTCGATATTCTTCCATCGGCGGGCCGAAAGTACAAAAACCGTTTTTTGGTCAAACAACACGAGCAATTTGTCCCCATTCACCGTCACGAAATCGCTTATTTTTTTACGGCCAACGAAATGGTTTGCTTGATTTGCAATGACAATCGGCAATTCCTGATCGATTATACCCTCGAAGAATTAGAAAAAATGCTCGACCCTAGTCATTTTTTCCGACTTAATCGGCAGTTTATTGCGGCCCTTTCGGCCGTCAAAAAAATTCACTCATACTTCAACGGAAAGCTCAAACTGGACCTTCATCCCGAGCCTTTGCACGAAATCGTCGTTAGCCGCGAGAAAGCCCCTTCCTTTAAAGAATGGATAGAAGGCTAGAGAAATTAATATCAGGCTTGACTTTTGCGGTACCGATAAGGCGTTATTCCATAAAATTTCTGAAATGTTTTATTGAACTTAGTAGGTTGAGTATAGCCAACATGCTGAGACACTGAACTTGCCGTTTGGCCTTCACGCAATAAGCCAGCGGCATATTCCATTTTATATTCCATATAAACCCGATAAAAAGGTTTACCAAAACATTTTTTAATGAGTTTATTAAATTGCAGGCTACTTATTCCAACCTCCTCTGCTATATCTTCTATTTTCGGAGGTATTTTTCCAACCCCTTCCACGATGTATTTGCGATAGACAAAATCAATAAGCCCCGACTCACTCATCGTCAACGGCTTATACAAAGTCTCATTACACAAATTCGGCAGAGAATCTACTGGCGTTTCTATCGGGAATGGAGGTGTTTCAATTCCAGAGAGTGTAAACGCAATTTGATTATGTAGAAGGAAAGGTAAAACTTTGTCTATATGAGTCACATTCAAGTAAATAGCTATTTGAAATGAATCCCCCATTTGATTATAGTTTTCTGCATTCATAGAATAAAAAATTATACTGATTATTGGATTAGCATTGGTACCTAAACTATTTTTAAATAGTCTATTAATTTAACAAGTCTGTAGGCAAAAATTGTACAATTATTGATTTTGACTAGAATCAGGATATAATCGGTCAGATAATGGTTATAAACTACCTCTAACGTATAAAGGAAAACGTCAACAACTCACCTATTTGTCTTTTTGGGATACAGTTTTTATCATTTTTACTGTGCATTTCTCGCCCAAGAATGTCTCAGTTCAAGCGTGAATAGTGCTATATACAGCCGTATACATCCCTCAATGTGCCGAATATATACAAATCAGTAAATTTTTCCCCCTAGTGGGGTTACGATAAGTATATTTTCTAGTCATATCACCTATACACACTAAATTTCTCGACGTGAGCATCCGAAATATACTCCTTATTAGCAATGACCCGATTTATGCATTGGAATTAGAAGAATTATTGTCAGGGCTAGGATATTTCATAGTAGCCCAATTCGATTCTTACCAAAAAGCCCTTGACTTTGTCAGCTTCCACAACGTCGAATTTGTGATTATAGATATTGCGTTAGACGGCCCTCAAAATGGATTGGAACTTACCGAATTAGCAGCTATTCAAAACCTGCCGATTATTTTACTGACCAACTATGACTCCTACGAAATATATAAAAGAGTGAGAGAATTGAAGCACCCTCTGTACTTGTACTTAGTAAAACCATTTCACATCCATACGCTCGACAGCAGCATCCAGCTGTTAGCAAAACATCCTATACAGGAGCCTCAATTCATCCGGGGAAATTCTCGGGGTGAATTAATTTCAATCAAAGACATCATCTACATTGAAGTTGAGCATACCTACACATTCATCCAAACTACAACGCGCCGGTATGCCTTCAAAAAATCATTAACTCAGCTCAAGTTACAACTCCCAATGAATCGTTTTCTGCAAATCCACCGCAGTTTTTTGGTCAACAAAAAATTCATTGATAGAATAGACCTCGAAAAAAATACCGTTGAAGCTGCCAGCTACACACTCCCCCTAAGTCGCCGTATGAAACATAATCTGCTGTCGAAAGACACAACTGGGCCCTCAATCAACTAAGATCCCTCAATCATTCAGAGGTTTTGGCCCAAAAATTGTTAAAGGTACGCTCGACCAAAGCGCATTCAATAGGCCTACTAAGAAAGAATCGCACTACTTATTAGGTGTACCTTTTACACCCATCATCCGACCACACCCACCCATTTCACCCTACTAGCCCTCCCCCCTTTGATTTAAGGAATAGTTGTTGTTCTATGTAGAAGACAAAGTATAGTATATGTCTCTACTCACCAATCAATCTTGTTCATGATGAAAAAATTTACCCTGCGATGTGACATTCAGCACGTTTTACTTAAGGCTTTGAAAATTTTAATACCCTCGACAATGAAATTATCCATTTTATCTTTTTCCAAAAACACAGCCTATTTCGCAATACTATTTTGCCTTTTTGTGGGTGTCGCCCAAAGCCAAGTTGTACTTACGCTTGACTACAAAGAAAAAAACAATCTGACCACCATTCAATCGGGAGATAAGTACACGCTTCAATTGGATTATTCGGTTTCCAGCACCACGGGAAATGCCTCTAATGTGAAGGCCGTTATCAATCTACCTGATAATATTTACACGGTGGGCGAGTTTGTGGGAACTACCCATGCCCCCGTGGCGAACTTTGTTTTTACCAATACGGTAGGTGCCAAAAAACTGACAATAAATTTTATTAACCCTGTGCCATCGGGCTCGACGGGCGTATTGGAGTTTATTGTCAGAACCAACAACCTGACCACGCCCAACAATACCCAGCTTTGCACCACGGCTGAGATCACAGATGGCACTGGCGCTACCTCTGGAGTCAAAAATCATTGCATGACTGTCACAGCCGTTCCCCGAATTTGTGCCCAAAAATTCTTGCTCAATGGTGGAGCCATCAACAACATCTCCACTTATCAGGTTCGTGTTTCTGCCAATGGGGGCGCTTACCCTGTGAATACTCCCTTGGGAACATTGCAGGCAACAAACATTACCATTACCGACACCCTACCCGCCAATGCTGAGTTTATCAGCGCCAAAGTATATAACGGTGCCAATGGAGCAGAGGTTGGAACTGGAACTTACTCCGCAGGGGTGGTGACGGCGAGCATACCTAATCTAACATTACGGCAATATAATAACGGCACTTGGGAAAGTTTTTTCTATAATTTAAATATACAGGTCAAATTCAATTCGCCTACTTTTCAGGCAAGCGACGTCGTAACCAATACCGCTACGGTAGCTTATACACCCTTTACAGGCACCTCCTCTGTGCTCAGTGATGGGGACAATGTGGGAGGATGTGTTACTGATTTAATAGAAACGACCACTTTGGCCGAGCCCGTTACCTCAGCCGTGTTGACAAAAACAGCGGGGTCGAATCCAAATGCCTATCCAGGTCAGCGGTTTTCTTATACATGGAGTTTTACAAATACAGGAAACACGCCTTTAGAAAATGTAGAAATCATAGAAACGATTCCCGCCAATATTACCATAGACCAAGATGCCGAATACAACGGCGTACGGGTACTTGAATGGGAGGATGTGGATCATATTGAATATCAAACCAATGTGTCGGGGAGTACTTGGGTTGTTTTAGCCGATGGTTCAGGAGTTCCTGACCTTCCCTCGGGGACTTTGTTTACAAAACTCAAGTTTGTCTTGAGAACTCCCTTTCCGCCTGGCGCCTCTCTGTCGCCCAATAACCACATCTTACACTTTAAAGCACTAACCGAAGTAACAACTACTGAAACCGTAACTAACTGCATGGAGTGGACCAGTACCACGGTAGGAATACCCAACCAAGCAGGGCGAACAACGTGTAATAGTTCTGTGAAATTATTACCAAGACCTACTACTTCCAAGGCGATATATAATGCTGGGCATCTCTCGAATTGTTCGCAAGTGATGGGTGGGACGGTAACTTTTACAGGATTGGTCATCGCTGATGTAGGGTATGCTGATGGCACCAATCCTGTCTGTGCTTTATTAATTCCAGCTGGATTTACTTATGTGCCAGGTTCAGAGACTTTTATTGCCAACAATTCGGGCATTACAACTCCTCCTACCCTAGAAATCATCCCTAATTATATAACTACAGGTGGGCTTCTGAGAGACTTGTATCGCTGGACATTTCCAAGCGGAACCATATTGCCCTACGGTGAAAGATTTTCTGTTAATGTTACGGTGAAAATTTCGCCTGCCGTTCCCCCTGGATCGTATAATGCCGATTTTATAGCGACCTTCTCCAATGCCTCTGTGAGCGAGCCTGATTATAATTTCGGAAATTTTGTGGATTCACAGGACTGGGATTTAGACGGAAATACCACCGAGCTCACAGGAAGGTCCAACACAAATTATGGACAATGTGACATCAATGTTGCCGCTTCTGCTTCAATGGAATCCATCAAATGGGTTAAGGGACAGCTTGATACGGATTACTCCCGTTATCCGGAATCCGGCAATACCGTTCGCGGGGGGAAAGCAGACTACCGTTTGGTGGTGAAAAATACGGGAAATGTACCCATGAAAAACATCGCCATTGTGGATATTATGCCTTTCATAGGCGATAAAGGAGTGATTGATCTCAGTTCCCGAAATACCGAATGGAGACCTAACTTGGCAGACACGATTACCGCTCCAGCAGGGATAACGGTCTTTTACAGCACCACTGGCAATCCGTGCAGGGATGAGATGAAAGCCGCTGCCGACCCTTCCCCTTTTCCCACAGGCTGTACCCCGCCCAATTGGAGTGACACTCCCCCTGTTGATATTACGACGGTACAATCCGTCAAATTGGATTTTGGCTCGCTGGTATTGGTCGGTGGCGATTCGCTGGAATTTACCTGGCCGATGCGGGCACCCGTTGATGCTCCGATCAACGGAGAGATTGCCTGGAACTCATTCGGCTTTGTGGCTACCCGTACCGATAACAACCAACCGTTATTAGCGGCCGAACCCATCAAAGTAGGCATAAAATTGGCAGCTCCTGCACCCGCTTATTATGGAGACTATGTTTGGTACGACACCAATCATGATGGTATTCAGGATACAGGAGAACAGGGAGTGGACGGGGTCAAAGTGATTCTTTATAAAGACAATGGAGACAACATCACCAACCCAGCAACTGATACCGAAATAGCCTTTACCATTACAGGCAATGGAGGAAAATACCTGTTTCCAAACCTAGAGCCTGGAAATTATTACGCCTTATTTTTTCCGCCGGCAGGCTATTTGGTGTCACCTCTGAATCAGGGAGGGGATGATGCAAAGGATTCGGATGGTACAGTTACTTCTTATCAGGGCGCTTCTGCTTATGTTACGTCGATTACGCAATTAGATGCTTTGGAGGAGGATTTGACTTGGGACTTGGGTATTTACTGTAATTTCACCCCGACGGCGTCTTCCAATTCACCGGTAACGATTGGAGATACACTTACTTTATTCGCAAGCGGCGGCAGCAGTTATAGCTGGACAGGTCCCAACGGTTTTACCTCAGCCATTGCCAATCCCACTAAATTAAATGTTACATTGGCTGATACGGGTATTTATAAAGTGACGGTTGCGGAAGGTGGTTGTTATGCCTCCTTGTTGGTAAATGTGCTTATCCAGAATTGCATCAAACCACTAGCCGCTGTTACCACCAAGAGTCAGACGATATGTGTAGGTGCTACTCCCACTGCATACACTGCGTCTCCAAGCACAGGTGTAGAGTATAAATGGTACGGGCCATTGGCAGATACGACGAGCAGTTTGCGTACAGCAATCAGCGGACAAACCACGTCCAGCTATACGCCAACAGGCGCAGCACTTACGATTGCGGGTACAAAATACTACGCCGTAGTGGTCAATACCACTGGTGATATAACTTGTGCCGATACAGCTTTTGTACAATTGGTTGTCAATGCCAAACCAAGTATCGCCGACGGTAGCGCCACCATCTGCGCGGGTGAATCCGTCAATTTAACGGCTCAGATTACGAATTACGCGATTTATTTGAACCCCGTCTGGACGGTAGCCACCGCTAACGGCACGACAGTAGCCACGCCCACGGTAGTGAAACCCACGGCTACAACGACCTATGTGTTGGTCGCTGAAAATGCCGCAGGTTGTAAAGACACCGCCAACGTAGTAGTCACCGTCACGCCTAAACCTAACGCGGGAGTTGATACTACGCTGGCATGTGGGGTTGCAGCTCCTTCAACGGTAGATTTAGTCGATGCCCTTGCCGGTCAGAAATGGAAAGTATTACAGGTACAACCAGGAACGACAGTAAGCATCACTACTCCTGCTGGGCTAGTGACTGGCATGACCGCTCCAGGACAGTATCAGTTCTTGCTCCAAAACCAAAGTGATTCACTTGTTTGTCGCGATACGGTCAATGTCATAGTGCCCGATTGCAACTGCCCAACAATCAATGTATTGACGCCTAATGCCACCGTATGCAAAGACAGTCTTTGGCCTACACTTAGTGTATCACTTACTGGAAGCAATACGGCAGGAGTAAGTGTACAATGGTTTGGACAAGCCATAGGAGGAACCCCCTTAAGCACAGGCTTGAGCTTTACACCTTCGGGAACGGCTATGGCTACCGATACATTCTACGTGGCATTGTCAGGTGCTCCTAGCAACTGTTCAGGTCTAGCTCGCATACCAGTGATAATAACGGTTAAAAACTGCATAGTTGAAGTAGACTTAGCATTGACAAAGGCAATCAACAAAAAAATCGCGCAGTTAGGCGATACATTAACGTACACAATCAAAGTCTTTAATCAGTCTTCGACGGGTGCCTCAGGAGTAGAAGTCACGGACTCCATCGCTACAACAGTTGAGTTCATTGCAGGAAGTTTTACCACTACCCGAGGAACAGCCAGCATCGTTGATAACGTCATTAAATGGAACATCGGAAACATAGCCGCTAACTCAGGTATCGACGGAGATACGGTTACACTGACCTACAAGATAAAAGTCACACAGACAGGTTTGCATTTCAACACCGCTGAAATCAGTAAAACCAACGAGAAAGACATCGACTCAACGCCAAACAACGGCCAAGATAGTGAAGATGATCTTGATCGACAGTGCTTTACGGTTCCATTACAATTGTGTACAAGCGAAAAAGTTCAGGCTAGTATTCCAGCCAATTACGCCAATGTACAATGGTTTAAAAATGGCAGTTCAACCCCGATTGCTAGCGGAAACGTGGTCTTGTTAAGCGAACCTGGCACTTATACCTTCACAGCCAACAATCATACTTGCCCAGCAGGCGGTTGTTGCCCAATCATCATTCAAGAAGGAAGTAATTGCTGCCCAGTACAAATTTGTGTACCCTTTACGGTAAAGAAACTGAAAAAATAAAGCTTCATTTACAAAACAATCCCGCAGGCAGTGCCTGCGGGGTTGTTTTATTTAAGGGTATTTAACAATCGCTATTTCACAGAATTTCGCTAAGCTACATATTTCACAATCAGCCGTTTGGCAATCGGCAACAATGTTTCCTGCACGGGATAGTCGGCGGGAGATTCGATAAGATACGTGGCAGGGTTTGGCAGCTCACGTCGTTTTTTGATGAGCGTCAGCTTGAGGTTTTCAAAGGTTGTTGAAATACTTTTGCGCACGGTTTCAAGATAGGTCGTTTGCACGCCTCTTTGTTCTCGGTGCTCAAAGAGGCGAATTTGATAGTGATAAATGTCCGTTTCATGGCGGCGGGCACGGTACAGAAAAAGATACCCTTCTTTCAAATGCAGGGGCACAATCCCCACGGGAGCAAACGTCAACTGGGCTTCAATATCGGCATATTGATTTCGCCCCTCTGTCAGCGTTTGCTGAAAAAGTGGCAGAGAATACTCCAAAATGCTGTCAATTTCGGAAAGCTGCTGGCTTTCTTGAAATTTTTCATACACAAATCGTTTTTTTTTGAAATCTACCCCAGTCACCTTTTTGGGAAAAGAAGCCACGATTTCACTTTTTGTATTTTTAAGTTGAGAGGCGATTTCGAAGTGGGTCTGGACATCAGGCAAATCAGGGAAGAGCCTCGCCTGACTAAAATTACCCTTAACATCCTGTAAATAAGCCAATAACAAGTACTTTTTATACTCAAAATCAATCCATCCGTCGGTAAGCCAATCTTTAGTCAAAGTTGCCATATACATTCTTTTTAGTATTGGTAAATCAATAACAAGTAGCAATGGTGAAATAAAAAGCCCTGAGAAGAGCGTATTTTTCTCAATACACGGCACTTCAATCCAGCTACTCTAATCGAAATTCAATTTAATAAAAAAACGAATACTGCCAAATAAACCACAACAAAAAGTTAAATACTGCCAATGATTATTCCGAACATGACAGACTTTGCCCTCAAAAACCCCAAAAAACTGCAAAAATGGCAGAGAATTGTACTAATTAGGTGCTGGCACAGAAAATGATACCTTTGCCCTCGAAAAACTTATTAATAAGTTCCATAAATTTTAAACCAATTAAAACCCCTGATAACTATGTCAGCAGTTGCAGAAAAAGTAAATGTTAAGCCGTTGGCAGATCGCGTGCTAGTACAAGCCGCCCCTGCCGAAGAAAAAACCGCTTTTGGTATCATTATCCCCGACACTGCAAAGGAGAAGCCCCAACGTGGTACGGTAGTAGCAGTAGGTCCAGGCAAAAAAGATGAGCCCCTTTCCGTTAAAGTAGGTGATACAATTCTTTACGGCAAATATGCAGGTACTGAAATTACCGTAGAAGGTCAAGAATACCTTATCATGCGCGAATCTGACATTTTTGCGATTATCTAAGTTAGACGTTAATAGTTATCTGTTTAACCGAATTTTGTTAATTCCAGATAACTGATAACAGTTAACCAATAACAAATCAACCATTAACAATTAACTTATTTACAAGACATGGCTAAGAAAATATTTTTCGATATCGAAGCACGTGACAAAATTAAAAAAGGCGTAGACACACTGGCCAACGCCGTTAAGGTAACGCTTGGACCTAAAGGCCGTAACGTTATCATTGACAAAAAATTCGGTTCACCTGCCATCACCAAAGACGGTGTAACGGTAGCGAAAGAAATTGAATTGAAAGATGCAATGGAAAACATGGGTGCTCAACTCGTGAAAGAAGTTGCTTCAAAAACGGCTGATGCTGCTGGTGACGGTACTACTACCGCTACCGTATTGGCACAGGCTATCTATACTATCGGTTCTAAAAACGTAGCTGCTGGCGCAAATCCAATGGATTTGAAACGCGGTATCGACAAAGCGGTTTTGGCCGTAACTGCCAATCTTGCTGAACAAGCTGAAAGCGTAGGCGATGATTTCAACAAAATCGCTCAGGTGGCCACTATCTCTGCCAACCATGACGAAGAAATCGGTAAAATGATTGCTGACGCCATGAAAAAAGTAGGTACTGAAGGCGTAATTACGGTAGAAGAAGCGCGCGGAACTGAAACCGAAGTTAAAACGGTAGAAGGTATGCAGTTTGACCGTGGTTATCTTTCTCCTTACTTCGTGACCAACGCGGAGAAAATGGAAGCCGAAATGGAGAAACCTTTCATTTTGATTTCTGAAAAGAAAGTTTCTTCAATGAAAGAATTACTTCCTGTATTGGAAGGTGTAGCACAAACAGGTCGTCCGTTGTTGATCATCGCTGAAGATGTTGACGGCGAAGCGTTGGCTACTTTGGTTGTGAACAAAATCCGTGGTGCGTTGAAAGTATGTGCCGTAAAAGCTCCAGGCTTCGGCGACCGTCGTAAGGCTATGTTGGAAGACATCGCTATCTTGACAGGTGGTACAGTTATCGCCGAAGAGCGTGGCTTCAAATTGGAAAACGCTGACCTTCAGTACTTAGGTCACTGCGAAAAAATCATTATTGACAAAGATAATACAACGATTGTGAACGGTTCGGGCGATGCTGAGCAAATCAAAGCGCGCGTTAACCAAATCAAATCACAAATCGAAAATACAACTTCAGATTACGACCGTGAGAAATTGCAAGAGCGTTTGGCTAAATTGTCAGGCGGGGTAGCGATTCTTTACATCGGTGCGGCTACCGAAGTTGAAATGAAAGAGAAAAAAGACCGCGTTGATGACGCCCTCCACGCAACCCGCGCTGCCATCGAAGAAGGTATCGTAACGGGTGGTGGTGTAGCGCTTATCCGTGCCATCGACGCGTTGGATAACCTACAAGGTATCAACGAAGACGAAACTACGGGTATCAACATCATCCGTCAGGCGTTGGAATCTCCGCTTCGTACCATCGTAGCCAACGCTGGTGGTGAAGCTTCAGTGGTTATCAACAAAGTGAAAGAAATCAAAGGTGGATTTGGCTACAACGCTAAAAATGACACCTACGAAGACCTTTTTGCAGCTGGTATCATTGACCCCAAGAAAGTAACCCGTTTGGCTTTGGAAAACGCAGCCTCGATCGCAGGTCTGTTGTTGACAACCGAGTGTGTTATCGCTGACGAACCAGAAGAAAATGCTGGTGCGGGCGCAGGTGGCCACGGACACGGCGGCGGTATGGGCGGCATGATGTAATCAATCATCATTTCCCGTTGCAACTTTACACAAAAGCCCTCATTAACCCTGAGGGCTTTTGTTTTTTCAATCACATCTCCTATCGTTCATTAAGAATTTATTTAAAGATTCTTTTGCTCAATACTTACAGCCAAATTCAAACACTATTGTTTATGCTCTTCCGTTAAAGGAGTGGCATGATTTTTTCTGATAAAAGATATGACAATCAATACAAAGGTTCATCACTTTGCACTTTTTGGGAGAAGCGCCCATTTTAAGAAAGTAATGCTTACCTTTGTCATCTTTTATAATATTCGTCTTTCACCAATCTTATTACAACAAATTGAGCGTTATTCCACTCTATTCAGAGCCACCAAACTCCCCGATCATCCATCTATATTTCTTCCTTCCTAGAGATATTCATCCATTTTAGTTTTTCACGGGGAGCATCTCCTTTCTTTACAAGAAATTTTCATATATTTAATTTTCCAAACTTTACTGTCAAATTGACAGCCTGCCCTATGAATCTCGACCCAAACGAATTAT encodes:
- a CDS encoding LytR/AlgR family response regulator transcription factor, whose translation is MKALIIEDEYPAAERLTKMIQKTDSNIEVLAVLESIEAAKRWFSSHEAPDLIFSDIQLSDGLSFVIFDEIPINSPIIFTTSYDEYAIKAFKVKSIDYLLKPIKPQELSAAIEKYRALTGANARQDYGHKIQSLLDILPSAGRKYKNRFLVKQHEQFVPIHRHEIAYFFTANEMVCLICNDNRQFLIDYTLEELEKMLDPSHFFRLNRQFIAALSAVKKIHSYFNGKLKLDLHPEPLHEIVVSREKAPSFKEWIEG
- a CDS encoding helix-turn-helix domain-containing protein — protein: MNAENYNQMGDSFQIAIYLNVTHIDKVLPFLLHNQIAFTLSGIETPPFPIETPVDSLPNLCNETLYKPLTMSESGLIDFVYRKYIVEGVGKIPPKIEDIAEEVGISSLQFNKLIKKCFGKPFYRVYMEYKMEYAAGLLREGQTASSVSQHVGYTQPTKFNKTFQKFYGITPYRYRKSQA
- a CDS encoding sensor histidine kinase, yielding METVVLNDRKARLIGIPLLSLMIPLVTHSDVFLAGNVNGIFHWLSTCFLNTFLLWEGNRYIFIKSRQFFPQYNQTTQRLVYQTLASIAYTLLTTIVVDYFFCNQLLGWEERAPFLIGFRISLIPTLVVTLIYESVFFFQAWQQNVKKTESLARENVQSQLEALKNQLDPHFLFNSMNTLAALIDDENAPAQKYLDQLSDVYRYVLVSRERSTVTLEEEMAFLDAYIYLNKTRFRENLMVEAQVDEAAYQKQVAPLSLQMLLENAIKHNIISKENPLTIKILQENDYLSIANNLQEKKTFEKSTKVGLQNIINRYRLLTDQQVEIHKSEWNFTVRIPLLP
- a CDS encoding SDR family oxidoreductase, which gives rise to MSAKKTIAIVGATGRLAQPVIRQLLWHGYQVRAVVRSIEKANKMLPDLVVLVQGDVADSSSLMQAFKGVDYVYINLSADEVQPNQAFYAEREGIQNIVKACQLNGIQHILKISALGAYPFIEQHKDILQNKIRRQGHRFIEQSNIPFTIFHPTWFLDSLFWAIKKNNFQWIGKPVEFYWINSEDYAVQVIEAIGNPQAFDTHYAVQGPEKLNYKQVFERLKTSYNPQLKMQVLPLWMVKLMGIFSPKMSHLAELFGFYEQTNEAFYAQKTWADLGKPRTSPEEFAQQFGEEKSLYL
- a CDS encoding LytR/AlgR family response regulator transcription factor encodes the protein MSIRNILLISNDPIYALELEELLSGLGYFIVAQFDSYQKALDFVSFHNVEFVIIDIALDGPQNGLELTELAAIQNLPIILLTNYDSYEIYKRVRELKHPLYLYLVKPFHIHTLDSSIQLLAKHPIQEPQFIRGNSRGELISIKDIIYIEVEHTYTFIQTTTRRYAFKKSLTQLKLQLPMNRFLQIHRSFLVNKKFIDRIDLEKNTVEAASYTLPLSRRMKHNLLSKDTTGPSIN